The following is a genomic window from Candidatus Omnitrophota bacterium.
GCCCGGCGCTACCAAATCTAGATCGCCGTCGTAATCGATATCCACCGCATGAGTGTTCATTCCCATGCCGATGTTCTCGTCATAAGAAACGATGTGTTTGGTAAATTGGGGATCGGGACCCTTTTTCACGCGATACCAGAAAATGCACTGCGGCTCCATGGCGCCTGGATCGGCGCCGTTATGCCCCCGGTAGCGCTTGCCCGCCACAATATCTTTTGTCCCATCGCCATCCAAATCGACTAGAATGGGGCAATGAAGTTGAGAATAGGTTTCGTCGATAGGATGTTCGATGAATTGCCGCCGCCCGGCGCTGTCCTTCGTTTGTTCCAGCCAATACAAGCCGTAATCGTGCGCATAGCCGAAGACGATATCGGCAAGCCCGTCCTCGTTAAAATCGTCCACTAAAAAGGGAATGCCCGTATGCTCGGCGCGGAAGTTGCGGTGAAAACTCCACTGCTCGCTTTTCGGATGGAGCGGGCTTTCGTACCATCCGCTGGGCGTCAACACGTCGCTGCGGCCGTCGCCGTTCAAATCGCCGAAGCCCATGCCGTGCCCGCGTCCTTGATCGCCGAGGACGCGCCGCTCGAATCCGCTTTCGCTCTTGTCCAATCCCACGTAAGCAAAATACGTCGCGGGCAAATCCATATTGTAAAAATTGGCGAGAACATCTGTTCGCCCGTCCTTATCGATGTCGCAAGGATAGATGACTTCCGTCCCGTCGAGATCGTTGGCGATAACATGCTCTTTCCACAACGCCGCTGATTCCGGATTTCCGGGATTCTCGTACCACGCCATTTTGGGAATGAACCACCCGCCGGAAATAACGTCCATCCAGCCGTCGCGGTTGACATCCAAAGCGATCTCGCCGTAATTGTTCATGTATTCGCCGCTGACGATCACTTCGCGCAGTTCGTGCGGCGTCCAGTCAGGGGCCTGATACCAGCGCGGACCGCAAGTAATGTCGAGCCGCCCATCGCGGTTGATATCCGTAACCGTGCACCCTTCGCTTAATAGAGAATCGATCTGATGCGTCTTGAATTGCAATGGAGATTGCAGGCAGCGGTATTGCGGCTTCAAATCCTTAATGCGAATATTGCGGAACTGAACGACCTGATCCTTTAACGCCGCGCCGCCGTGCACTTGCAACCCGATCCTTCCTTCCAGGGAGTTCGTCATATTCCGCGCGTCCAGCACCTTCTGCTTGTTCACGTAAACAACGATATGATCCTTCACGCAAGCGATGTGCATCTCGTTCCAATTCGGCCCCTGCATTTTTATATTGGCGGCTAGGTGGCGGAAAAGGCTTCCCGTTGGGAATTCTTCGTCCACATCGCTGATCTGCACTTCATAGCCATATTGTGATGGGCGGCCTTCCGCGCTTTTGGGCATGCGGATGCCGACGCCGCTATTGCAGTTGGACGTCATTTTAAATTCCAACTGCAGAATGAAATCGTCCCAAGTATTCTCGGTAAACAACCATGAATCGCCGCCTTTCGCTGGATCCTGCCGTCCGGTCAGAACGCCCCGTTCGACATTCCAAAGCCCTTCCCATTGCATCTTCCAGCCGCTCAAATCGCGCCCGTTAAATAGGCTGACGTAACCCGCCCGGTCGGGATATTGCGCCAAAGCGGAATCTGCGCCCATCCATCCCGCCAAGCAGACGGTCAACAATAGTATTCTCCCGAAAATTCTTCGCTTCCTCACCATATTGCTCCTTTCGCGTGTAGAAATGAAAATGCCTTTCTATCCTACCGCATCCCCAAGCGTTGGAATAGACCCTAAGACGGAGCGGAAGGACAAAGAAAGCGCCGATGTTTTTATGGTAATTTTTAAGGAAAGGATTTATAATAATTAGTAAATCCAAAGAAGCTGGAATCGGGTGAATTATCATGTCTATTCAAACGCTCAAACGGCTTTTCACAATCGAGGAATATTATCAAATGGGACGTTCGGGCATTTTTACCGAAGACGATCATGTAGAACTCATCGAAGGAGAGATCATCCAAATGACGCCGATTGGAAATCCTCACGCCGGATGCGTAAAATGGTTGATTCAATTTTTCCGCCGCCGTATTGGCGAAGAATTCATTATCGGTGCGCAGGATCCCTTGCGTTTAAGCGTCTATTCCGAACCGCAGCCGGATGTCGTCTTACTAAAACCTAGACTGGATTACTACCGCAACGCGCATCCCGTTCCTGACGACGTGTTTCTGTTGATTGAAGTCGCGGACTCGTCTCTTGGCTATGATAAGAACTTGAAAATCCCGCTTTACGCCAAACATAATATAATCGAATGTTGGCTAGTGAATCTTCAAGATAAAAACATCGAGGTTTACCGCCAACCTTCCGAAAACGGCTATCGGCAAATTCTCACGTTAGCGCCGGATCAAACTTTATCGCCCCAAGCTTTTCCCGATATTCTTGTGAAAGCGGGCGATATTTTGGGAATATAATTACTGGATTTCTTCTATTTGAAATCGATGCAACCATGCGTAAACGAAGATAACCAAAGAAAACTGGGGTAAGTCCCATGACTGTATCAACGCTTAAACGGCTCTTCACTATCGAGGAATATTACCAAATGGGACGTTCTGGCATTTTTACCGAGGACGACCATGTGGAACTCATCGAAGGAGAAATCGTCCAAATGACGCCGATAGGAAATCCTCATGCTGGATGCGTGAGATGGTTAAATCGATTCTTTCATCGTCTTCTTGACGATAGATTTATCATTGATGCCCAAAATCCCCTGCGATTAAGCGTCTATTCCGAACCGCAGCCGGATGTCGTTTTGCTGAAACCAACGCCGGATTGCTACCGCAGCGCGCATCCCGTTCCCGACGACGTGTTCCTGCTCATCGAAGTCGCCGACTCTTCTCTCGGCTACGACAAGAACGTAAAAATCCCGCTTTATGCGAAACATCGTATTGTGGAATGTTGGCTAGTGAATATTCAAGATAACAACATCGAGGTTTACCGCCAACCATCCGAAAATAGCTATCGGCAAATCCGAATCATGACGCCAGATCAAACTATATCGCCCCAAGCCTTCCCCGATATTTCTCTAAGAGCGGGAGATATTTTGGGAATTTGACTTTTCGATTTCTGCTATTGACTCATACTTAAGCAAAAAAAGGTAGATGGATTGCGCCGTCCGATCCATCCATTACTCTCGCCAATAAAAAAGGATGGATCAAAATTCACGACCCATCCATTTTTCCAAGCTCGACCCCGCTTATTCTAAAAAAACTCTCCTTGGTATGGGATTTCATTCATCATTCACCCAAAAATCCTGTCCCGCTCCCGCTGGTTGTATTCCAGCTTATCCTCCAACGTCATCTTGGAGAAATCCGGCTCCGTCTCGCCTGCCATGCGCGGCTTGATTGCGGCTTTCGCCGGTTCCGGACGATACGGCGCAGCCGCCGCTGGAGCGGATTGCGTTCGCAAAGGATTGGCGGCAATGCTCACGGTCGAACCACCCGCATAGCTCATGCTGACGTCGGTGATCTTCATATCGTCTTCCAAACTGCGGATGGGCCGAATCCCCATCTCTTTCAAAACGGCGTGATAGGCTTTTACGCCTTCTTCCGCCGAAATCTCGCCGTCTACGATCATACGCAGAAACTTGATGAATACGAGTTGGTCTTCCGCATTGTTGATCTTCCGTCCAAAAAGCGCCACGCGCCCGCCGTATTTCTGCGTATCGGCGATCAGTTTGAAAGCGTCGTAGGTCGTTCCGGCGGAACCGCCGAGAATACCGACAATGATGCTCGAATCGTAAGAAACCAATTCCTCCAACGATTTCGGACCGTGATAAACCATTTTGAGAAAAAGCGGCCGCCCCTTCAACGTTACGCCCGCCAGAGAACGCACGATGGCGTCGTTGACGAAATCGCCTATCTTCTCCAGCGGCACGGTTCCGGGGATATTCGGATCGAAGACTTCGAGAAAATACCGGAAATTCTTCGCTTCCGCTTCCAGACGGAAATTCTTGAACGCTTCCAACGAAGCCACGTCGCGCTCCAGGTCGTTATTGAAGGTCATGGAATATAACCCCAGATTCGTTCCCAAATGCCGTTCCTCCGGCCCGCATTCCATCTTGCCGCATTGCAAATGATCGATGGTGGCAGTGCGGAACGGACGCGACGCCATCGAAGCGTAGGAACTGCCCCGAAACGTATGGATATCCGTTGTATCGTTGACGCGCCCGGCGGGCGTTACGCGGGAATTGTCGAACAAGCGTTCCTGGATCGTCAACACCTCGTTGCTGCTGGCCGACATCAGCATAATGTCCACAATCCCCTGCCGCACCACCTGCCGCATCATATCGCGGTATTCGTGAATATTGCGGAATTTTACTTCCCCGTGATGGTATTCCGGCGAAACCGGCCCGCACGAGCGCACCCCCCGCGCCATATCGGCGTCCTTGGCGTCGCATATAATAAAAGCCCTGCTGTTGGGATTGGCGCGGATTTCCGCGATCTTCTTGTCTAAAGATTTCTCAACCATCGTCCTGTTTGTTCCTCATGCTGTAGAATGTTATTTTGAATAGATTTTTTCCATCGAATAGCAATAGACTAGGCGAATTTCCTCCAAAGTCAACTTTTCGAATCGGCATCCCCTTGGTTTTGACCGCTCGGCGACGGTTGGGCGCCGCTTGGCGCCGGCGCTGGGCTGGAAGGCTTTGGAGAAAACGGCAGAATCGACTCTGAAGGTCTAGGCGTAGTTGGTCCTGGATTTACTCCTCCTTTTTGTATAGAACCTTCGCCAAGAAAGTTAAAAATGGAAAACTTTTTCTTAGACATGATCTTTATTCTCCTTATTAACGAATCTTTCTTATTCTACTGTATTATAGGCAATTCAAGAAACTCGATTATCATTTTCTCTTTTGCCTTAGGAAGGTATATCGCGGGAATATCCCCAATTTTTACACCTGAGGAATTCACATATAGTTGAACTTTAGTCAAAAATAATTCATCCTTTTCCGCGCCTGTTGAAAAAGCGAATACCCATCCATAATAGGCCCGATCATGTTCAAAATCTCGTACAACCACCCAAGAATAAAGTCCTCTATTCATAATATGAGAAAAAGCATCCACGTCTCCATGCTTTCTCGTCGCCCCGATCCGCCGGGCAAATCTATGAAGCCATTCATAAGTATACGCATACGTAAATAGAAATCCCAAAAACACCGAAAGAATGGATACCCTCAAAATTTCCCCAAAACTGATTTTCGCGCTTCGATCCGAAATCGAATTTAGTAAATGAAAGGGAAAATTATCTTCGCCTGTTATCCAATTGGCGATAGTAAGGAAAATATAGTAGACGAAATAACAGAAGAAACCGTAGAGAAAGGAATAGAGAACGATATCGTAACCTTTATGTTCTTTATGCTCGGTCAATTCGTCCGTAATTTTATAGATGACGATTCCCGGCAGAAAAATCACCATAATATGTAGAGTGAATTCCGAAAGCGTAGACATTAATAAGAATTCTCCCCAAAAATTGCTAATGATTTCGATTCAAATAACCGTCTCGCTCAACGGTGCAATATACCCGCCCCATCCAGCGCCAGACAAGGTTTGCGCTGCTCCTCTTATCGGTTCGCAACGAGCGGCGCCAATCGACGCAACAATTCTTCCGCCAGTTCCTTTACCGGCTTTCTTCCGTCCAAAACGACATCCGCTTCCAATTTATAAGGCGCAACGTATTTTTCGTACATAGGCCGCACCGTTTCCAGATATTGCCGGGCGATGGATTCGATATCCCTTCCGCGTTCGGCGATGTCGCGCCGGATGCGCCTGAGCAATCTAATGTCATCCGGCGCATCGCAATAGGCCGCCAAATCCAACCGCGCGCGAATTTCAGCGAAAGCGAACAACAGCGCCCCCTCGGCGAGAATCAAATCGCCTGGCGCCAACCGCTCTTCGCCTCGGCGCGCATGGATCGCAAAATCGTAAACTGGCGCGAAAATCTCATACCCCTCGGAGAGAAGCGAGAGATGCTTCAAAAAAAGTTCCCCATCCACCGCTTCGGGACAATCGAAATTCATCCGTCCTCTTTCCTCTTTGGACAAAGGGGAAAGATCGCGGTAATACCGGTCCATACCGATGACGCAGATGGGATAAGGCGCCCGCTCCCGTAAACGCTTGGCCAAAACGCTTTTTCCGCCGCCGCTCCCCCCGCAAAGGCCGGCGACCGGAATTCGAACCTCTTTTTTCGAAGGAGGAATAATCATCCCAAGATGGATTCGCCGCCGCTGCGCGCGAAGAATTTTACGAGATGCAATCGGTTGCCCGCTTGAGGATCGTGGACGTAATGAACTTCATCCATTAAGGTTTTGATGATCTGCAACCCATATCCTCTTGTCCTCGTACGGTCGGAGGAGGGACAAAGAGGAAGAGCCTCGGCGAAATTTCGCGAAAAATCCTTACCGTTGTCATGAATGGTGATGCGGAAATGGTCATTCTTGATTTCGACGTCGATCCGCACTTTCGTTCGCGGATGCTCCCCCTCTACTTCGCGGATTGCTTCGATGGAATTGGCGCAGGCTTCGTCCAAGCACATTTCCAGTTGAACGGCCTCTTCCGCCGCAAGGTTCAAATGCTTGGCTAGGCAGTTAGCGAAACTGCGCACCAGCGCCAAATATTGGAGATGCGCGGAAATTTCGATCGAAATATCCGCATTCCGCTCAATGGAAGCTCCCATCTTCCGCCAACCTCCCCGCTTATTCGGCTGCGTTCGCCGATGAACGCCTTTGAAACGATGATAACCTTAGCCGCCATGAGAACAATATCCAAAGCGGTTGGAACGGAACCGTTTCCCTAATAGCTGTCTTCCACCGGCGTTTTTTCGTCGTCGGCAGCCGCTTTGATATCGTTCTCTAAGGCTTTTGCAGCCGCTTCTACATCCAGATAAATGCGAATCAATCGCGAAAATCCTAAAATATCGAACAGTTGCTGGATCTTGGACGATAAATTTGCCAATTTCAAATCGCCGCCGCGGCTCCGGATCTCTTGGAGCATCCCCATCAAAACGCCCAGTCCCGCGCTGCTGATGTATTCCAACTTGCCCAAATCTACAATAATCCAATTCGCTCCGTTGTCGATCAGTTTTTGGAGATGATCTTGCAATTGGGGAAACGTGCTTGAATCCACATAGCCTTCCACTTCGACAATCATGAAAGCTATATCGTCAACTTTTCCGCTCTTCGTGCTTAGATTGAATTTGTCTAACATAACGATCCTCTCCATCGGCGGGGGCCGTTGTCCCTTGAGCTCGCGCCCGGCAATGACGCTAGAACTGGCCGAATCTCTTCCTTTATTCTACTTTCATGACGACATCCGTAACGGCTCACTAAATAAATTATAATAGAAAATTTATTAAAAACGCAAAAAATATAGCCTCGATATGGGACATATTTTATCGCTCTACCGAAAATCCTTCCTGTAAACCGCCCCCGTCTTTAGCGTATTTTCTTGCTCCGCATATTCTGCATAGACGAATCCCTCCTGCAATGCGGC
Proteins encoded in this region:
- a CDS encoding Uma2 family endonuclease; this encodes MSIQTLKRLFTIEEYYQMGRSGIFTEDDHVELIEGEIIQMTPIGNPHAGCVKWLIQFFRRRIGEEFIIGAQDPLRLSVYSEPQPDVVLLKPRLDYYRNAHPVPDDVFLLIEVADSSLGYDKNLKIPLYAKHNIIECWLVNLQDKNIEVYRQPSENGYRQILTLAPDQTLSPQAFPDILVKAGDILGI
- a CDS encoding Uma2 family endonuclease → MTVSTLKRLFTIEEYYQMGRSGIFTEDDHVELIEGEIVQMTPIGNPHAGCVRWLNRFFHRLLDDRFIIDAQNPLRLSVYSEPQPDVVLLKPTPDCYRSAHPVPDDVFLLIEVADSSLGYDKNVKIPLYAKHRIVECWLVNIQDNNIEVYRQPSENSYRQIRIMTPDQTISPQAFPDISLRAGDILGI
- a CDS encoding STAS domain-containing protein yields the protein MLDKFNLSTKSGKVDDIAFMIVEVEGYVDSSTFPQLQDHLQKLIDNGANWIIVDLGKLEYISSAGLGVLMGMLQEIRSRGGDLKLANLSSKIQQLFDILGFSRLIRIYLDVEAAAKALENDIKAAADDEKTPVEDSY
- the udk gene encoding uridine kinase, translated to MIIPPSKKEVRIPVAGLCGGSGGGKSVLAKRLRERAPYPICVIGMDRYYRDLSPLSKEERGRMNFDCPEAVDGELFLKHLSLLSEGYEIFAPVYDFAIHARRGEERLAPGDLILAEGALLFAFAEIRARLDLAAYCDAPDDIRLLRRIRRDIAERGRDIESIARQYLETVRPMYEKYVAPYKLEADVVLDGRKPVKELAEELLRRLAPLVANR
- a CDS encoding ATP-binding protein — encoded protein: MGASIERNADISIEISAHLQYLALVRSFANCLAKHLNLAAEEAVQLEMCLDEACANSIEAIREVEGEHPRTKVRIDVEIKNDHFRITIHDNGKDFSRNFAEALPLCPSSDRTRTRGYGLQIIKTLMDEVHYVHDPQAGNRLHLVKFFARSGGESILG
- a CDS encoding family 16 glycoside hydrolase, which produces MLTVCLAGWMGADSALAQYPDRAGYVSLFNGRDLSGWKMQWEGLWNVERGVLTGRQDPAKGGDSWLFTENTWDDFILQLEFKMTSNCNSGVGIRMPKSAEGRPSQYGYEVQISDVDEEFPTGSLFRHLAANIKMQGPNWNEMHIACVKDHIVVYVNKQKVLDARNMTNSLEGRIGLQVHGGAALKDQVVQFRNIRIKDLKPQYRCLQSPLQFKTHQIDSLLSEGCTVTDINRDGRLDITCGPRWYQAPDWTPHELREVIVSGEYMNNYGEIALDVNRDGWMDVISGGWFIPKMAWYENPGNPESAALWKEHVIANDLDGTEVIYPCDIDKDGRTDVLANFYNMDLPATYFAYVGLDKSESGFERRVLGDQGRGHGMGFGDLNGDGRSDVLTPSGWYESPLHPKSEQWSFHRNFRAEHTGIPFLVDDFNEDGLADIVFGYAHDYGLYWLEQTKDSAGRRQFIEHPIDETYSQLHCPILVDLDGDGTKDIVAGKRYRGHNGADPGAMEPQCIFWYRVKKGPDPQFTKHIVSYDENIGMGMNTHAVDIDYDGDLDLVAPGKTGLYLLENVTGQ
- a CDS encoding DUF6338 family protein encodes the protein MSTLSEFTLHIMVIFLPGIVIYKITDELTEHKEHKGYDIVLYSFLYGFFCYFVYYIFLTIANWITGEDNFPFHLLNSISDRSAKISFGEILRVSILSVFLGFLFTYAYTYEWLHRFARRIGATRKHGDVDAFSHIMNRGLYSWVVVRDFEHDRAYYGWVFAFSTGAEKDELFLTKVQLYVNSSGVKIGDIPAIYLPKAKEKMIIEFLELPIIQ